The Marivivens sp. LCG002 genome contains a region encoding:
- a CDS encoding DUF3445 domain-containing protein, whose amino-acid sequence MTVILQDHMPEDQRLAAAFPLPKMQPVTGPLLRVDEAYGAQIAEKLRLIAANRDAHIAVTTGAEAAVLELYDFILAEVETLDGFERSRNGMICPDGRCVVLDRSRPFETLSALVQEDLCILQKRGDEHVLTAALLGFPAAWTLGEKIGHPLTRIHMPVHHYDASIAARVQRFFDGVQVGRPLWRANLLRYQNPELYQAHSEANPRPVGTVDSPYIRSERQSVFRLPETDAVVFSIKTVVIKA is encoded by the coding sequence ATGACAGTCATTCTCCAAGACCATATGCCCGAAGACCAGCGGCTGGCGGCCGCGTTTCCCTTGCCCAAGATGCAGCCCGTGACGGGTCCGCTTTTGCGCGTGGACGAGGCCTATGGCGCTCAGATCGCGGAGAAGCTTCGTCTGATCGCGGCCAATAGAGACGCCCATATCGCGGTCACCACAGGGGCCGAGGCGGCTGTCTTGGAGCTGTATGACTTCATTCTGGCCGAGGTCGAGACACTGGACGGTTTCGAGCGGAGCAGAAACGGGATGATCTGCCCCGATGGGCGCTGCGTCGTCCTTGACCGCTCGCGTCCATTCGAAACCCTTTCCGCTCTGGTGCAAGAGGATCTCTGTATCCTGCAAAAGCGGGGGGACGAGCATGTCCTGACCGCCGCGCTCTTGGGGTTTCCTGCGGCTTGGACACTCGGGGAAAAGATCGGCCATCCGCTCACCCGCATTCACATGCCTGTGCACCATTATGACGCGTCCATCGCGGCGCGGGTCCAGAGGTTCTTTGACGGGGTGCAGGTCGGGCGACCGCTCTGGCGGGCGAATTTGCTCCGCTATCAGAACCCCGAGCTCTATCAGGCGCATAGCGAAGCGAACCCGCGTCCCGTGGGAACCGTCGACAGTCCTTATATCCGAAGCGAAAGGCAGTCCGTCTTTCGGCTTCCCGAGACGGATGCCGTGGTCTTTTCGATCAAAACGGTGGTGATCAAAGCCTAG